One Cellulomonas soli DNA window includes the following coding sequences:
- a CDS encoding lanthionine synthetase C family protein, translating into MQRHLLLRVLPDTVAGQVLLEQLQLLIDALATGGGAVAGAPTGVITIADGAALLSRSLCAEVDAGTLRCSPAPDLASGAAGVAWVLARRARLQGDDAALRCAVELMGRGARQSQLHPFSSVGLFEGLGGFVLALDEVAAVEPRYLPALHRLVEDLADRTHRLAYGVQISDPAMDTYDVIRGAAGQLLAILALIQSPRLTDERDMLIALGRQRTKYLVEIVRSPRGPHLGFYVAPEFYPPHEGGFWSRYPGGQYNLGLAHGVPGILAVLGAASSAGIVVPDLDASLHSLCERLSVWSFEDEYGADWPSGIDPQHAVGSRTDAARTAWCYGTPGVSAALGMAASALGSSSVSTLAESARTAALARVRAGHVDNAAICHGLAGVLACLDVTPDEAPDLVGALLSAIDPDQHGLMRGALEECTADTSGLLNGTAGVLAALDSFQTPDDAGLQTILGGRRRS; encoded by the coding sequence GTGCAGCGACACCTGCTACTCAGAGTGCTGCCCGACACCGTCGCTGGGCAAGTTCTGCTCGAACAGCTGCAGCTGTTGATCGACGCACTCGCAACCGGTGGGGGCGCTGTTGCAGGCGCCCCCACCGGGGTCATCACCATCGCCGACGGAGCAGCCCTACTCTCACGCAGCCTGTGCGCCGAGGTGGATGCAGGAACGTTGCGCTGCTCCCCGGCGCCTGACCTGGCCTCAGGTGCCGCGGGTGTTGCATGGGTGCTCGCGCGGCGGGCGAGACTACAGGGAGACGACGCCGCCCTTAGGTGCGCCGTCGAACTGATGGGCCGCGGTGCGCGTCAGTCGCAACTCCATCCCTTCTCAAGCGTCGGCCTGTTCGAGGGGTTGGGCGGCTTCGTCCTCGCCCTCGACGAGGTGGCCGCCGTCGAGCCCCGCTACCTGCCGGCGCTTCACCGTCTGGTGGAGGACCTCGCCGACCGCACGCACCGCCTCGCGTATGGCGTGCAAATCAGCGACCCAGCCATGGATACCTACGACGTCATACGCGGCGCCGCTGGGCAACTCCTTGCGATCCTGGCACTCATTCAGAGTCCCCGGCTGACAGACGAGCGGGACATGCTGATCGCGCTCGGGCGCCAACGTACGAAGTACCTTGTGGAGATCGTGCGATCACCCCGGGGACCGCATCTGGGCTTCTATGTCGCACCGGAGTTCTACCCGCCTCACGAGGGTGGCTTCTGGTCGCGATATCCGGGCGGCCAGTACAATCTCGGCCTCGCCCACGGCGTCCCTGGAATTCTCGCGGTCCTCGGCGCGGCAAGTTCGGCGGGCATAGTCGTGCCGGACCTCGACGCTTCGCTTCATTCATTGTGCGAGCGCCTGTCGGTGTGGAGTTTCGAGGACGAGTACGGCGCGGACTGGCCTTCGGGGATCGATCCTCAGCACGCCGTCGGATCAAGGACCGATGCCGCGCGAACTGCGTGGTGCTACGGCACTCCGGGAGTGTCGGCGGCTCTCGGGATGGCTGCATCCGCGCTGGGAAGCAGCAGCGTGAGCACACTCGCGGAGTCCGCCCGCACGGCTGCACTCGCTCGCGTGCGCGCGGGCCACGTCGACAACGCAGCGATCTGCCACGGCCTCGCCGGGGTTCTCGCCTGTCTTGACGTCACACCGGACGAGGCCCCGGACCTCGTTGGAGCTCTCCTGAGCGCGATCGACCCGGATCAACATGGATTGATGCGGGGAGCACTCGAAGAGTGCACCGCCGACACGTCCGGGCTACTCAATGGGACGGCCGGCGTCCTCGCTGCACTCGACTCTTTCCAGACGCCCGACGATGCTGGCCTGCAGACCATCCTCGGCGGCAGGCGGCGTTCGTGA